The proteins below are encoded in one region of Elgaria multicarinata webbii isolate HBS135686 ecotype San Diego chromosome 8, rElgMul1.1.pri, whole genome shotgun sequence:
- the PTX3 gene encoding pentraxin-related protein PTX3, with protein MFSFVILFFALCSFSFTQNQDDYDDLFFLNFDNEVESVIPATEETISCDCQREHTEWDKLFIMLENSQMKENMLLQSLDEILKVELQTLRGEMLQFVENFAGTCTTYIEKATSRISSQMDQRLGKDNADAEDLLGMLQESKQEKILREILQLSQNVSHRLSHLEHAWQRRVEMDAQQRGLLQKDRVSNLASGDDFILKSLWQELQETKAELKESQKRTTQHLLPVGCETALLFPMRSKKIFVSVHPTAEMMLYSFAACIWVKVTEMLDKTIVFSYGTKRNPYEIQLYLSYDSVVLAISNNLNKIIAPNVISSGEWTHLCGIWSTVNGSTSLWKNGKVVAASSEIAEDYIIPDGGILQIGQEKNGCCVGGGFNESLAFSGKITGFNVWNRVLSDKEITRQAGEESCNSRGNIVGWGVTEVLPHGGAQYVFGP; from the exons atgttttcttttgtgaTCCTGTTTTTTGCTCTCTGCTCTTTCTCATTTACTCAGAATCAGGATGATTATGACGACCTCTTTTTCCTGAATTTTGACAATGAAGTAGAAAGTGTAATTCCTGCAACAGAAGAAA CTATTTCATGCGACTGTCAGCGAGAACACACAGAATGGGACAAACTCTTCATTATGTTGGAGAACTCCCAGATGAAAGAGAACATGCTCCTACAGTCCCTCGATGAAATCCTTAAGGTGGAGCTGCAGACGCTGcgaggggaaatgctccagtttGTGGAAAACTTTGCTGGGACATGCACCACCTACATTGAGAAGGCAACCTCCCGGATCTCGAGCCAAATGGACCAGAGGCTGGGAAAGGACAATGCAGACGCTGAGGACCTTTTGGGGATGCTTCAGGAGTCCAAGCAAGAAAAGATCCTCAGAGAGATTCTGCAGCTGAGCCAAAACGTGTCCCACAGACTCAGCCACTTGGAGCATGCTTGGCAGAGGAGAGTCGAAATGGATGCTCAGCAGAGGGGCTTGTTGCAGAAAGATAGAGTGAGCAACCTGGCAAGTGGGGATGATTTCATTCTGAAGTCACTGTGGCAAGAGCTGCAGGAAACAAAAGCTGAGCTGAAAGAATCCCAGAAAAGGACCACACAACACTTGTTGCCAGTTG GTTGTGAGACGGCCCTTTTATTCCCAATGCGTTCCAAAAAGATCTTTGTGAGTGTTCATCCAACTGCTGAAATGATGCTCTACTCCTTTGCTGCCTGCATATGGGTTAAAGTGACTGAAATGCTGGACAAAACTATTGTGTTCTCATACGGAACAAAGAGAAACCCCTATGAAATCCAGCTTTACCTGAGCTATGATTCTGTTGTTCTTGCTATAAGTAATAATCTCAACAAGATAATTGCCCCAAATGTCATCTCTTCTGGAGAGTGGACTCACCTCTGTGGCATCTGGAGCACAGTTAATGGAAGTACATCATTGTGGAAAAATGGAAAGGTTGTGGCAGCATCCTCAGAAATAGCTGAGGACTACATCATTCCAGATGGTGGGATTTTGCAGATTGGCCAAGAAAAGAATGGCTGCTGTGTTGGAGGTGGTTTCAATGAATCTTTAGCTTTTTCTGGAAAAATAACTGGCTTTAATGTTTGGAACAGAGTCCTCAGTGACAAAGAGATAACAAGACAAGCGGGAGAAGAATCATGTAACAGCCGTGGCAACATTGTTGGGTGGGGAGTCACAGAGGTTCTGCCTCATGGAGGAGCTCAGTATGTCTTTGGGCCCTGA